Proteins found in one Sorghum bicolor cultivar BTx623 chromosome 1, Sorghum_bicolor_NCBIv3, whole genome shotgun sequence genomic segment:
- the LOC110431549 gene encoding skin secretory protein xP2-like has translation MTQDVPWAGTRMLAEPISASDITARVEKTTHPEMKNSRVVPMRPEKGYISLGMGAVRDSLPPVPEDKEIRAKNRARNEEQKKAKEDKKAKAARKAVSREIASKNRREAEKAGVAPPPSPETSVSEIEGGGDNADWLDELAEEDDVIPPAGGGIEAPEGSKARGGSEAPAGIQAPEGRQAVPHIIVDDEDSAPGEGSAPVGPREGEKASGVGSEAPPQPVVPEALAEPSPASGVGTGALVEASQAETTVVSPAPSAGEAGVGPTAPGTAGGPQGAPSSQKKSAPRASRKQKAPSVALAPLKAVKRGAQSTPGSARPVSPPPLGYEEGGRHQGQDTGAPKPQGPEETALALGAAPPPEDADLGGVVRPTHTEEGRAIVASSAAPEAPAAGREEDAGWGKSPGLESCGRASVEAINRASQLVARDMFNLAQALKATSLENCEGYVLPDDETEAQEEVQRLEDAAAAPGDALAAFFDDKVEVPPLGAQGPGETGQQDP, from the exons atgacccaGGACGTCCCTTGGGCAGGGACGAGGATGTTAGCCGAGCCGATATCAGCCTCGGACATCACTGCCCGGGTCGAGAAGACGACGCACCCGGAGATGAAGAAttcccgggtggtgccgatgcgccctgaaaagggctacatttcccTG GGGATGGGGGCCGTCAGGGATTCTCTACCCCCAGTCCctgaggacaaggagatccgggccaagaataGGGCCCGGAATGAGGAGCAGAAAAAGGCGAAGGAGGACAAGAAAGCCAAGGCGGCGCGAAAAGCTGTGAGCCGGGAGATCGCCTCCAAGAACCGccgtgaagccgagaaggcgggggtcgccccgccTCCGTCTCCTGAGACTTcagtctcggagatagagggtgGAGGAGATAACGCCGACTGGCTCGACgagctggcggaggaggatgacgTGATCCCTCCTGCCGGCGGGGGAATCGAGGCCCCGGAGGGGTCGAAGGCccgaggggggtcggaggcTCCCGCGGGGATCCAGGCGCCGGAGGGCAGACAGGCCGTCCCCCACATCATCGTGGATGATGAGGACAGCGCCCCTGGTGAGGGTTCAGCCCCCGTGGGTCCTCGagagggggagaaggcgtcggGGGTCGGATCTGAGGCGCCACCTCAACCGGTAGTGCCAGAGGCTCTGGCCGAGCCCTCCCCAGCGTCCGGGGTGGGAACCGGCGCCTTGGTGGAGGCGTCGCAGGCTGAGACCACCGTGGTGTCCCCTGCGCCGTCGGCAGGCGAGGCGGGGGTCGGACCGACAGCCCCTGGCACCGCGGGAGGCCCCCAAGGAGCTCCGAGCTCCCAGAAGAAGTCTGCTCCCCGAGCGAG CCGCAAGCAAAAGGCACCttcggtggcgctggcccccctgaaggctgtgaagaggggggctcagTCGACTCCTGGGTCGGCTAGGCCTGTGTCGCCGCCGCCTCTGGGCTACGAGGAGGGAGGGCGCCACCAGGGGCAGGACACGGGGGCGCCGAAGCCCCAAGGACCGGAGGAGACGGCCCTTGCCCTCGGGGCTGCGCCTCCTCCGGAGGATGCTGATCTGGGAGGCGTGGTCCGACCTACGCATACTGAGGAAGGCCGAGCCATCGTGGCGTCCAGCGCGGCGCCCGAGGCCCCCGCGGCGggaagggaggaagatgccggatggggcaagagcccc ggtctggaaTCATGTGGGCGTGCCAGCGTCGAGGCCATCAACCGAGCTTCTCAGCTCGTGGCCCGGGACATGTTTAATTTGGCCCAG GCGCTCAAGGCAACATCCCTGGAGAA CTGTGAGGGCTACGTTCTCCCGGATGATGAGactgaggcccaggaggaggtgcagaggcttgaGGACGCTGCGGCTGCCCCCGGGGATGCCTTGGCCGCCTTCTTCGACGACAAGGTGGAGGTTCCGCCCCTTGGGGCTCAAGGACCTGGGGAGACAGGGCAGCAGGACCcttag
- the LOC8067132 gene encoding type III polyketide synthase A has translation MGKITGQTKEGVERMNHLPPEKEEERDDQSVTYHVFAHAFFVSCKTTETKQTPPLRPRRLLKHPRCLPWPRRTRKSQQQCSIRNRKVVGQGEPVLAVTMTGGANGRSQQSSRGKAMLLALGKGFPDQVLPQEKVVESYLQDSSCDDPATRAKLERLCTTTTVRTRYTVMSKELLDKHPELKMEGTPTLTPRLDICNAAVIDLGAAAARAALDDWGRPAADITHLIYISSSELRLPGGDVHLAARLGLSPNTVRTSLLFLGCSGGAAALRTAKDIAENNPGSRVLVTAAETTVLGFRPPSYDRPYDLVGAALFGDGASAVIIGAGPMAPAEDPFLELEFSTQEFLPGTDKVIDGKIAEEGINFKLGRDLPEKIESRIEGFCRTLMNQVGIKDFNDVFWAVHPGGPAILNRLEFCLELQPEKLKISRKALKNYGNVSSNTIFYVLEYLRDELKKGAISEEWGLILAFGPGITFEGLLVRGVKKTFTS, from the exons ATGGGCAAAATTACTGGGCAGACCAAAGAAGGGGTGGAAAGAATGAACCATCTCCCTCCAGAAAAGGAGGAGGAACGAGACGACCAGTCCGTGACCTACCATGTTTTCGCTCATGCCTTCTTCGTCTCCTGCAAAACAACCGAAACCAAACAAACCCCGCCTCTGCGACCGCGTCGCCTATTAAAGCACCCGAGATGTTTGCCATGGCCTCGCCGCACAAGAAAATCACAGCAGCAGTGCAGCATTAGAAACAGAAAGGTAGTAGGCCAAGGAGAGCCAGTGCTTGCGGTGACAATGACGGGCGGCGCCAATGGCAGGAGCCAGCAGAGCTCCAGGGGCAAGGCGATGCTGCTCGCCTTGGGCAAGGGCTTCCCTGACCAAGTTCTGCCTCAGGAGAAGGTTGTGGAGAGCTACCTCCAAGACAGCAGCTGCGACGATCCCGCCACCAGGGCCAAGCTTGAGCGCCTTT GCACGACCACTACAGTGAGGACAAGGTACACTGTCATGTCCAAGGAGCTACTGGATAAGCACCCAGAGCTGAAGATGGAGGGTACTCCAACACTGACACCCCGCCTTGACATCTGCAATGCTGCGGTGATCGACCTTGGTGCAGCTGCAGCTCGTGCTGCCCTTGACGATTGGGGCCGCCCTGCAGCTGATATTACCCACCTCATCTACATCTCATCCAGTGAGCTTCGTCTCCCAGGGGGAGACGTTCACCTGGCTGCCCGCCTTGGCCTTAGCCCAAACACCGTGCGCACTTCCCTTCTCTTCCTTGGCTGCTCCGGTGGCGCTGCTGCCCTCCGCACTGCCAAGGACATTGCTGAGAACAACCCAGGGAGCCGTGTCCTAGTAACGGCTGCCGAGACCACTGTGCTAGGTTTCCGGCCACCAAGTTATGACCGTCCTTATGACCTTGTTGGTGCTGCCCTGTTTGGTGATGGTGCCTCAGCTGTGATTATAGGAGCAGGCCCCATGGCACCAGCAGAAGATCCTTTCTTAGAGCTTGAGTTCTCCACACAGGAGTTCCTGCCTGGGACTGATAAGGTAATTGATGGCAAGATTGCAGAGGAAGGAATTAATTTTAAACTAGGGCGTGATTTGCCTGAGAAGATTGAAAGCCGCATAGAAGGTTTCTGCAGGACTCTCATGAACCAGGTAGGGATAAAGGATTTCAATGATGTATTTTGGGCTGTGCATCCTGGAGGACCAGCAATATTGAACAGGCTTGAGTTCTGCCTTGAACTTCAGCCAGAGAAGCTCAAGATTAGCAGAAAAGCCTTGAAGAACTATGGGAACGTGAGCAGCAATACAATCTTCTATGTGCTGGAGTACTTGAGGGACGAGCTAAAGAAAGGGGCAATAAGCGAAGAGTGGGGATTGATCTTGGCTTTTGGCCCAGGCATCACCTTTGAAGGACTGCTAGTCCGAGGGGTTAAGAAAACCTTCACAAGCTAA